From the bacterium genome, the window CGGCTACGGGCCTCGAAGCGTGACCCTTCGCGACGGCGTTCTCTTTTACCAGCGTGATAACGGCCAATTGCGCAAACTGACTCCGCTGACGGCGCGTCGCTTTGCAGTTGAGGGATTGTCCTACTTCCGAATCGAATTTGCCGGCAGCGAATCAACTCCGGCCGAAGCGATTATCGGACTGTACGAAGACGGAAGCACCGACAGATCAGATCGGACAAATTGAGTGAGGAGTATCATATGAAGTTTAAGACTGCGGTCATGCTGTTTGCGTGGTCTGTTTCCGCGATCACAGCAGTTGCTGCATCAATGGAATCGGATCCCGCCGTGCCCGAGAAAATCCTCTGGGAACCGGGTAAGGAGAATGCCTATCCCCGCTGGTCGAAGGATGGTGAACAAATTCTTTATCAAACCAACCGCACGGGCAAGTGGCAGATTCACATCATGAACCGCGACGGGACGGGGGACAGACCCGTCATGGCGGACGATTTCAACAACAACTTCGTGGATTGGTCACCCGACAACTCGCAAATCGCCTTTGTCTCCGACCGCGACGGCAACGAGGAAATTTACACGATTTCAGTGGACGGAACGGGACTGAAGCGGCTCACACAACATGTCGCGCGCGATATACATCCCTATTTTTCGCCGGACGGCAAGTCGTTACTCTTCAATTCCAACCGTGACGACCACATGAGTTTCGAAGTCTATCGCATTAACGCGGACGGCACGGGCGAAGAGCGTTTGACCTACTCCGATGAAGTGGAAACCTGTGCCCGT encodes:
- a CDS encoding PD40 domain-containing protein, whose product is MKFKTAVMLFAWSVSAITAVAASMESDPAVPEKILWEPGKENAYPRWSKDGEQILYQTNRTGKWQIHIMNRDGTGDRPVMADDFNNNFVDWSPDNSQIAFVSDRDGNEEIYTISVDGTGLKRLTQHVARDIHPYFSPDGKSLLFNSNRDDHMSFEVYRINADGTGEERLTYSDEVETCARFSPDMSQIVMLRGEANDEVYVCDAGFTQWTNVTNTPSAEGWPAWSHDGKQIIYSCDESGTFSLYLMDSNGANRTRLTYPLSNERDARAQISPDGSTVVFNRQIGRTIGVFLLQLK